The following is a genomic window from Myxocyprinus asiaticus isolate MX2 ecotype Aquarium Trade chromosome 38, UBuf_Myxa_2, whole genome shotgun sequence.
ccaaactcgctcatccatgtctttatggaccttgctttgtgcactggtgcgcagtcatgttggaacaggaaggggccatccccaaactgttcccacaatgttgggggcatggaattgtccaaaatctcttggtatgctgaagcattcagagttcctttcactggaactaaggggccaagcccagctcctgaaaaacaaccccacaccataatccccactccaccaaacttcacagttggcacaatgcagtcagacaagtaccgttctcctggcaaccgccaaacccagactcgtccatcagattgccagatggagaagtgtgattcgtcactccagagaacgcgtctccactgctctagagtccagtggcggcgtgctttacaccactgcatccgacgctttgcattgcacttggtgatgtatggcttggatgcagctgctcggccatggaaacccattccatgaagctctctacgaactgttcttgagctaatctgaaggccacatgaactttggaggtctgtagcgattgactctgcagaaagttggtgacctctgcgcactatgcgcctcagcagccgctgaccccgctctgtcattttacgtggcctgtcattgctgtcattcccaatcgcttccactttgttataataccactgacagttgactgtggaatatttagtagcaaggaaatttcatgactggacttgttgcacaggtggcatcctatcacagtaccacgctggaattcactgagctcctgaaatgCCCCCAACAttgcagtctgcatgcctaggtgcttcattttatacacctgtggccatggaagtgattggaacacctgaattcaattatttggatgggtgagcgaatacttttggcaatatagtgtatgtctttgacatacatgtttcatgtgaacaagtGCTGCTCTTATACCTtatcgcttataacttcatgaaaaaaataaacataaaatatcacataccattacttagaggaggtgattatccttaaaatgagcccacacacaaagtaatcgaatgcatagatcattagataagcCACACAATATGTGCACACAGTATCTTGCTACAAACATGCTAGGTTTCCAGGATCAGATTACATCATCGGAAATGCTGTagcgtcatggaatgctaaaccaatcagaTTGGGTTCAGATTACTCCAACCAGTGATGATAGTCCTCCATAAATAGGCAGAGAGTCATCTGATCAATCACTACAATTACATGTGGTCACCAGGAGATGGcgtcaagtacatgacacagactcagtgatgactcaaatggcacagaatgaaacttaaTGACATATCTCACTGACATTTTGACCATGCACACAGCTGCAACCATGGGTCACGAGCATTGCTCTTGCAGTGCGTAGGTACTAAATTTAGTTTGAATTTTGTATTATGTATGATACTGTAAAAATAACTATCATTAATTTAAATACTACAATATAtaacttaatattaaaatatattcatatttattattttgataCTGAAGCACTGGTCATTTTGACATCATGTAAAACATTTATGGCTTAAGCCCTGGTGCTGCATGGTGACCACAGTTAAACATGGGATtgaatgtgtttatgtgtttctCAGGTATGTGTGCAGTATTTAAAAGACACAAATATGCTGTTCATTGGGGGGTTGCTGGTGGCTATAGCAGTTGAACACTGGAATCTCCATAAGCGCATCGCCCTTCGAGTTCTCCTAATAGTGGGAGTTCGACCTGCTTTGTAAGACCACAATCACAcacaatcaaaatactttttttctctccatcATCTCTTTAACTATCTCACTGACACagtatttaaaggtatagttgacccagaaaatgacaattatgacaatttctttcttcagtggaacacaaaaggagatgttcatttttgggtgaatcatccCTTTAAATGATGCCCTTTTTTGTCATTTACTGCAGGCTGATGCTGGGATTCATGATTGTAACAGCCTTCCTCTCCATGTGGATCAGCAATACAGCCACCACAGCCATGATGCTGCCCATTTCTCAGGCTGTTCTCGAGCAGCTCAGTGCTACAGAGGCAGAGGCTGATGAGAAGGAGCTGAGGGAAGGGCAGGACAACCAAGCTTTTGAGTTGGCCGAGGTCTCCGATGCCAAACCTCCTTCGTACGATGTCGTCACTGGAGACAAACCCAATAGTATGTCTAACATCTAAACATGGTTGGTTATAatggaaaaaagtcattttcttaATCTTCATTTGCCTTTttccagtataaaaaaaaaaaaatccattaaatatatttatcaaacagatagttccaaccTTGAAGTCTGATTGGATAAACCGCATTTGAAGCTGTTGTAtaacattctatattaatgcggcAAGTGCATATGTAGCCTTGCAACCGCAAACAACCTACACTCAAGAAGATTAACAATATTACTTGGAAGATTTATTTAATCACATTATTATTAGAAAATATtaagttttataaatattatatttataatattaataaacaataaaataaatgattaataaaatacattgaactgctcattaaaaaaagttgttCAATACATGCTGTTCAATAAACATCCTTTTTGTCTTCACAGTCAGCTCAGATCCAGAGGCAGGAATCAATCTACTGTCTGAACGCAGAAGGAAGGAGCGTGAGGTGAAGTATCTTCGTCTTTCTAAAGGGATGAGTCTTTCTGTGTGTTACTCCGCCAGCATTGGAGGAACTGCCACCCTAACGGGGACCACACCAAATCTCATTCTTAAGGGTCAGATGGACGAGTAAGTTTGTCACGTATCCTATTATATCTCTCACCACACCTTCGAAAATAACAgcaacacatacaggtgcatctcaataaattagaatgtcgtggaaaagttcatttatttcagtaattcaactcaaattgtgaaactcgtgtattaaataaattcagtgcacacagactgaagtagtttaagtctttggttcttttaattgtgatgattttggttcacatttaacaaaaacccaccaattcactatctcaaaaaattagaatatggtgacatgccaatcagctaatcaactcaaaacacctgcaaaggtttcctgagccttcaaaatggtctctcagtttggttcactaggctacacaatcatggggaagactgctgatctgacagttgtccagaagacaatcattgacacccttcacaaggagggtaagccacaaacattcattgccaaagaagctggctgttcacagagtgctgtatccaagcatgttaacagaaagttgactGGAAgtaaaaagtgtggaagaaaaagatgcacaaccaaccgagagaaccgcagccttatgaggattgtcaagcaaaatcgatccaagaatttgggtgaacttcacaaggaatggtctcaaggcatcaagagccaccacacacagacgtgtcaaggaatttggctacagtcgtcgtattcctcttgttaagccactcctgaaccacagacaacgtcagaggcgtcttacctgggctaaggagaagaagaactggactgttgcccagtggtccaaagtcctcttttcagatgagagcaagttttgtatttcatttggaaaccaaggtcctagagtctggaggaagggtggagaagctcatagcccaagttgcttgaagtccagtgttaagtttccacagtctgtgatgatttggggtgcaatgtcatctgctggtgtcggtccattgtgttttttgaaaaccaaagtcactgcacccgtttaccaagaaattttggagcacttcatgcttccttctgctgaccagctttttaaagatgctgatttcattttccagcaggatttggcacctgcccacactaccaaaagcaccaaaagttggttaaatgaccatggtgttggtgtgcttgactggccagcaaactcaccagacctgaaccccatagagaatctatgggatattgtcaagaggaaaatgagaaacaagagaccaaaaaatgcagatgagctgaaggccactgtcaaagaaacctgggcttccataccacctcagcagtgccacaaactgatcacctccatgccacgctgaattgaggcagtaattaaagcaaaatgagcccctaccaagtattgagtacatatacagtaaatgaacatactttccagaaggccaacaattcactaaaaatgtttttttttattggtcttatgatgcattctaattttttgagatagtgaattggtgggtttttgttaaatgtgagccaaaatcatcacaattaaaagaaccaaagacttaaactacttcagtctgtgtgcactgaatttaatacacgagtttcacaatttgagttgaattactgaaataaatgaacttttccatgacattctagtttattgagatgcacctgtatattaaaaaaaataagtcatAATGTCCATGATCTATTGGGTAATGTCACAGACCAGACTGATCACAGACATAGAATCTTCTGACATATTgtaaaagaatatataaaaatatattaatatatttaatattaatgttgtatataaattatatatatatatatatatatatatatatatgatacgtTAAATTATACTGTTATAATTTAATAAAGTatcattattaaatgatatatataatacacagtatattattatatatacataatcaACAATCAATaaagtaattgaaaaataaaactgattaaaatgtggttaaattgtCAATTGACTTAAAAGCTTTGgtatattgaaaaaaatattattttactatttttttctATTGCCTACTCTTAATAAGTAATGAAATTGTATataacaagaattttttttacatgtgaaaTATGGAATTACATGGACGTAGTTTGCAACAACCTAAAATAACCCAAATGTATTTGATTCTTTAAactgaaaatataattattattgtgttgtgttaagGCAAAAGGTGACCAAAAATTGCGCACAGGCCTACAGCATAAAGATGTGCATACAGAACTGGAGCCACATGATATATGCTGATCAGGTCTCATCTCATGTTGCActctttttacagtatttttccaGATAACGCTGATGTGATTAACTTTGCCAGCTGGTTTGGTTTTGCCTTCCCTAACATGGTGCTGATGCTGGTGCTCTCCTGGCTTTGGCTGCAATGCCTTTATTTGGGTTTTAAGTAAGTAGCTTCCCCTCTTTACACAGAATACAGTGTGTCTAAAGGCAGCAAGAGTTATTAGATAGTTACATTAGACAGCTATAATTTGTATCTGAATTGTGATGCCAGTCATAATGCCATAAACCTCAATGAAAGGGCTAATCGTGAAATGTTAAGGGAAGATTCTTGAAGTtacattaaaagaatattccgggttcaacacaagttgagctcaattaacagcatttgtggcataatattcattaccacaaacatttttgacttgcccctccttttcttttttaaaaaaacctAAAATTCGGgttccagtaaggcacttacaatggaagtgaatgggcgccaatccataaacattaaaatagtcactttttcataagtatagccacaagacaaacaatatgcgcattaacgtgattttagtgtgataaaatgcttactaaatcttttctgtgtaaagttatagccaattttacaaattctgtgccatgacaacataatgtcaacaaaccctaaaatgactgtaaaaatgatttaaatttacagctcaaataatacacgagttttaacagaagaactaatgtaaatgcttttataaaattttacacatgtctgcatttaaaccctccaaaaattggccccattcacttcagttgCCTCACTgaacacaaattctgttgatgaaactttacttgtattgaacccagaatattcctttgaaatATTTGGATTACATGGTtgttaatgtaaaagttaaaaggtggaaactgaaattattttaacacattCTTCATCCAACTATCTTCAACTATCCTTTTGAACAGCTTTAAAAAATCTTTTGGCTGCGGTACGAATAACGAGGGAGACAAAGACGCTTACAGTGTGATGAAGAATGAATATAAGAAGTTGGGTCGGATTTCTTTTGCCGAGGGTGCAGTGTTGGCCATCTTTGTCATGCTGGTGATACTGTGGTTCACACGAGAACCAGGTTTCATGCCAGGTTGGGCCAGCGAGCTTTTCAACAAAAATGGACAGTGAGTCTGCTTCACCAAATATCCCTTTATGAATGATCCCTTTATCAATTTTTAAAATCATTGAGTGTCACCGAGTCACTCAAGCTTTGCATGTGAATTATTTCCTCTTACTTGTCTGTTCAAAGGTTCGTCACTGATGGCACTGTGGCCATTTTAATGTCGTCGCTGTTCTTCGTTATTCCATCTCAGGTAGAGTGTTGCTCTTCATCCAAAGAGAAAAACGATGATAATGATGAAGATGGAGTAGAGCAGCAAGGTAAGAGCAGTCTATATTCATGTTTGTTTTGGAAAGATTGTTCTGCATTtagttcaaaaaaataaaaataaaaaaaataaaaacaggtttTAAACTAGCAGTGCTGGGTCATCCGTTTTACAAAACAGGAGAAAAACAGGAGAAGGGGCACAAGCTAAAGGCTCCTCCAACTCTTCTAAACTGGAAGGTGGTGCATGAACGTATGCCCTGGAACATAGTCCTGCTGCTGGGGGGAGGATTTGCCTTGGCAAGTGGCAGTGAGGTAGGATGACTCAATAACATATTACAATCAGATTCATTACAAttacttaatttgtattattacttaataaaagCTGTTATGTTTTGTGAAACAATCACGAGGGGTGCTTGCCTAGGCAAAACATGGCACCATGAAAGTCATGGTCATGCTTTCTGATGACACCTAGATTGTgattctagtccactcagaggccgagatattcgatgaaacaatgggggtggtgcatgaactgcaaattagactgaatgtctatggacgagcatatctgtgagggctaaaatacgTTAGAGCACCACcaacatttcagatctgcattatgtgacggaaggtgatagaggaaaaattattaCTTTCCAGTACCTGCTGCAATCCAATTGTCAGAGCCGGAATTCAAACTTGGGTCTCTagcgcaagagtcttaatttccaccactgagtcacagaagggagttgaacccaatagtcagacaCATTCCtaaatgaactcagaagagtttaacaaaaatagcaaaaagggtacaaaaagcaatttcttacaaccaaaaaacagaaaaatctttagtccaaaaaggatccaaaaggaggaaaaaaataatctccaaagaattcaggaaaaagacacaaaaaaacagcaaaaataaacacagggaaaaaaacaatccaaaaggctttcaaagtttagtacttagaactagagcagacttatagcagcaactggctaggaacatcaataaccaagcaaagaaacaaaaggaagtgatctgcttaaatacacagcccagaacaaggcacatgtgaaaacaataacacatgatacaatggcaggaaactgaaatgaaacacaacgagggcctctagtggccaaaatataacattagagCAAAAACTCTGACACTAGAGTAATGAAACAAGACTTTTAAAcagagatagagcaaacagaatgagaattacatgcttacagatttaggacaacaacaacaacaacaaaaaatatatatattcaactttctgtttatcataagattgtaaacatatattgtacaatattatttatgaaaaatgttagtctttttttttttttttatttggggggttttATGAAAAATTAGACACTTTTAGTCCAtagtacagtatgtgtgaatggtgagcttttaaatttgagtgtgaaaaattgcaggcggctgCCCAAAAATTCACGAGAGCTTAAGGGGTTAAACATGTTGCTATGTTGctgctaggatgttctgagttGTACTTCTCATTGCTATGCCCTCttaaaaatcctgttaaattatcataaaaaaaaaagagaccatgtttcaggcattacgGTATGTCATTttaatgcctgtatattttacattaaactaccatatacagtatatcattaaataatattatattaatattataccaACCCACTGGAACTACAAAAATCTCCTTTGCACATTTAAATGTGCTGTTAACCACCATAGTAACAATGAATAAATTTGCACTGCTGCAAACAATCAGTtactgtgctaggatgtgcagtcgagtccagtgtgtacctcctggaaatgaaTATATGCTAATTTTATCCATAGAAAATtggaaaaaacattatttaattttaggaagtaaaaatctcataaatgaatgcattaaaatttcccagccctacaaaaaacattaactaaacaacataaaatgtaacataaacaccccaatgtatataactgatataaaaaaggaAACATAATATTTAAATGTGATTGGTCACACAAGGACATCTGGGAATGCCCAATCATCATTTCACCATAATCTTAACAATAGTTTACTATAAAGGTACTTGTTTTGTCttgttataataaaaaatttCACCGTTAACTATAAGGTAAATAATACCTTAtacttctaatatatatatatatatatatatatatatatatatatatatatatatatatatatatatatatatatatatatattagaagtaTAAggtataagatttttttttttttttttacaacaatttaCCGTAAAATTACTCGTATTTTcttaagtaaaattttaattttcactgtacattgtaAGATAACAAGTTAACCAATTAACAGGGGTTTCaaagggtggttgctaggatgttctggattGTTACTAGgtcgttgctagggtgttgcttactggcccaagtctctataatattctgaCATGGCTTGGGTCAGTGTAAGTCTGCTTTTGTTGCCCATTTTTATTGTCTGCCTGACACAATCGTGTGAtcaattgtataaaaaataaataaaagtgcacCTCTTTAACAAACCACATGATCTGAGGTATCATTTAGCAAATAATTAGCAAGCACCGCTAACTAATTTTGACTCTGGGATTATGATAGTAATCAGTCGTTCTTAATCTTTGTGTAAAGGAATCTGGATTGTCCCTTTGGTTGGGTGAAAGTCTGGCCCCTTTGAAGAATATCCCACCCTTCGCTATCTCCCTGATCCTCTGTCTGCTGGTGGGAATGttcactgaatgctccagcaacACAGCCACCACCACTTTATTCCTGCCCATTCTTGCCTCTATGGTCAGTACACAGCAGCTTAACAACCAACATAACTAGCATTGCTTGAATTAGCCTATGCTATTTGCTGTTTGCTAACAGTTAAAATACAACTAGAGACAAAAACTATAAAGAATGCATCAGCTATATTGCACAACATGTCACAACATGAAGCTCTAAGAATGTGTTGTCTTCATCTTCAGGCCACAAAGATCGAGCTCCATCCTCTCTATGTCATGCTGCCCTGCACAATCAGTGCATCACTAGCGTTCATGCTTCCTGTAGCCACTCCACCCAATGCCATTGCCTTCTCTTATGGCAACCTCAAAGTCCTGGACATGGTATGATTTATCACATTTTAAATGAGCTCTTCCTGTTAAATTTCCTGACATAATCGTCCAACATGATGTTCCAACAAACTAGAATGTGGGTCTCAATTGGTGGTTTGCAGAGATTTTCTGGACAGCTgggaaaaacaatgctgaatgcaaataataatatgcAATTAGTTGCATAGTGG
Proteins encoded in this region:
- the LOC127429184 gene encoding solute carrier family 13 member 2-like, which encodes MEGVLRWLWVHRNYLIIFITPLLILPLPLVIPAPEAKCGFAIILMALYWCTECMPLAITALLPVILFPMMGIMTSGQVCVQYLKDTNMLFIGGLLVAIAVEHWNLHKRIALRVLLIVGVRPALLMLGFMIVTAFLSMWISNTATTAMMLPISQAVLEQLSATEAEADEKELREGQDNQAFELAEVSDAKPPSYDVVTGDKPNISSDPEAGINLLSERRRKEREVKYLRLSKGMSLSVCYSASIGGTATLTGTTPNLILKGQMDDIFPDNADVINFASWFGFAFPNMVLMLVLSWLWLQCLYLGFNFKKSFGCGTNNEGDKDAYSVMKNEYKKLGRISFAEGAVLAIFVMLVILWFTREPGFMPGWASELFNKNGQFVTDGTVAILMSSLFFVIPSQVECCSSSKEKNDDNDEDGVEQQGEKQEKGHKLKAPPTLLNWKVVHERMPWNIVLLLGGGFALASGSEESGLSLWLGESLAPLKNIPPFAISLILCLLVGMFTECSSNTATTTLFLPILASMATKIELHPLYVMLPCTISASLAFMLPVATPPNAIAFSYGNLKVLDMARAGFMLNIIGILCINLGINTWGWAMFKLDTFPTWANVTHGTP